A genomic segment from Nocardiopsis sp. Huas11 encodes:
- a CDS encoding BCCT family transporter: MFSTLRTRVSAPGRRTDPWVMGVSGVLMAVFVLAALAAPKAVGAAVDVAFTWSARWFGAYWQILMLATFVVVTILAFSRYGRVRMGGNDAPAFGRFTWIAMITTTLLAAGGVFWAAAEPIAHYASPPPQYADQVNGGAGGAALAMAQSFVHWGFIGWAIGGSLATLVMMRGVEKGMPLRPRTLLWPVMGERVRTHWIGTVVDVSCVLAVVAGTVGPIGFLGLQISYIAGELFGLPDTYATQAAIIVGLTIVAAASVLSGIHRGIQLLSRANVWVALALIGAIVSMASLPFVADLYLQASVVQVQEFLPMALYQEDKTWVGYWTLFFFGWFLGFGPMMAIFFARISRGRTVRDIYVGATVMPTVVTTVWFTALGGTGIWLEQRDPGTITGPYEQDGLPAAALSIIQALPLTGLLGALMIIVALIFLASTLDSMSYAISVSSMHEGEPSGMVRAFWCVGMGLAAVALLLVGDGGIQALQSFIVVTAVPVGLIMLPTLWTTPRLLRDMAVEQGIVVPSTPPARVSEESADDAQDGSEETAPLVAASEK; the protein is encoded by the coding sequence ATGTTCTCCACCCTGCGCACGCGTGTGTCCGCACCAGGCCGCCGGACCGACCCCTGGGTCATGGGAGTGTCGGGGGTGTTGATGGCCGTCTTCGTCCTGGCCGCGCTCGCCGCCCCCAAGGCGGTGGGCGCCGCGGTCGACGTGGCCTTCACCTGGTCGGCGCGCTGGTTCGGTGCCTACTGGCAGATCCTGATGCTGGCCACGTTCGTGGTGGTCACGATCCTGGCCTTCTCCCGGTACGGCAGGGTCCGCATGGGCGGCAACGACGCTCCGGCGTTCGGCCGCTTCACCTGGATCGCGATGATCACCACCACGCTGCTGGCCGCGGGCGGGGTGTTCTGGGCCGCGGCGGAGCCGATCGCGCACTACGCCTCTCCCCCGCCCCAGTACGCCGACCAGGTCAACGGCGGCGCGGGGGGCGCGGCGCTGGCCATGGCGCAGAGCTTCGTGCACTGGGGCTTCATCGGCTGGGCCATCGGCGGTTCGCTGGCCACGCTGGTGATGATGCGCGGTGTCGAGAAGGGCATGCCCCTGCGCCCCCGCACCCTGCTGTGGCCGGTGATGGGCGAGCGCGTGCGCACGCACTGGATCGGCACGGTCGTCGACGTCAGCTGCGTGCTCGCGGTCGTCGCCGGAACCGTGGGCCCGATCGGCTTCCTCGGTCTGCAGATCTCCTACATCGCCGGTGAGCTGTTCGGCCTGCCCGACACCTACGCCACCCAGGCGGCGATCATCGTCGGCCTGACCATCGTGGCCGCCGCGTCGGTGCTGAGCGGTATCCACCGCGGCATCCAGCTGCTGAGCCGCGCCAACGTGTGGGTGGCCCTGGCCCTCATCGGGGCGATCGTGAGCATGGCGTCGCTGCCCTTCGTCGCGGACCTCTACCTCCAGGCCTCGGTCGTGCAGGTGCAGGAGTTCCTGCCGATGGCGCTGTACCAGGAGGACAAGACGTGGGTCGGCTACTGGACCCTGTTCTTCTTCGGCTGGTTCCTGGGCTTCGGCCCGATGATGGCGATTTTCTTCGCCCGTATCTCGCGCGGGCGCACCGTGCGCGACATCTACGTGGGCGCGACGGTGATGCCCACGGTCGTGACCACCGTGTGGTTCACGGCGCTGGGCGGCACCGGTATCTGGCTGGAGCAGCGCGACCCGGGCACGATCACCGGCCCCTACGAGCAGGACGGGCTGCCGGCGGCGGCACTGTCCATCATCCAGGCGCTGCCGTTGACGGGTCTGCTGGGCGCGCTCATGATCATCGTGGCGCTGATCTTCCTGGCGTCCACGCTCGACTCGATGTCCTACGCGATCTCGGTGTCGAGCATGCACGAGGGCGAGCCGTCCGGGATGGTGCGCGCGTTCTGGTGCGTGGGCATGGGCCTGGCCGCAGTGGCCCTGCTGCTGGTGGGCGACGGGGGCATCCAGGCTCTCCAGTCGTTCATCGTGGTGACCGCGGTTCCGGTCGGCCTCATCATGCTGCCGACCCTGTGGACCACGCCGCGCCTGCTGCGCGACATGGCCGTCGAGCAGGGCATCGTCGTCCCTTCGACGCCGCCCGCTCGGGTGAGCGAGGAGAGCGCGGACGACGCGCAGGACGGGTCCGAGGAGACCGCGCCTCTGGTCGCCGCGTCGGAGAAGTGA
- a CDS encoding arsenate reductase ArsC — MTDQPRQFTVDQRYSLKVASTHLAEEFTGVFNTETIERFLHSSYDQFAARATIAQFLPLLAERFARQRLSALARVENKVDDGRPVVLFLCTHNAGRSQMALGFFRHLAGDRAIAWSGGSEPGQEVNPAAVEAMKEVGINIATEFPKPWTDEVVRAADVVVSMGCGDACPIFPGKRYEEWTLEDPDGQDLTAVRSIRDEVEERVRVLLAELEIAV, encoded by the coding sequence ATGACCGACCAGCCCCGCCAGTTCACCGTCGACCAGCGGTACAGCCTCAAAGTCGCCTCCACCCACCTCGCCGAGGAGTTCACGGGGGTGTTCAACACCGAGACCATCGAGAGGTTCCTGCACTCCAGCTACGACCAGTTCGCGGCCCGAGCCACCATCGCCCAGTTCCTTCCGCTGCTGGCCGAACGCTTCGCCCGCCAACGACTGAGCGCGCTCGCCCGGGTCGAGAACAAAGTGGACGACGGCCGCCCTGTCGTGCTGTTCCTGTGCACACACAACGCCGGACGCAGCCAGATGGCACTGGGCTTCTTCCGCCACCTGGCCGGGGACCGCGCGATCGCCTGGTCGGGCGGTTCCGAACCGGGCCAGGAGGTCAACCCGGCCGCCGTGGAGGCCATGAAGGAGGTCGGCATCAACATCGCCACCGAGTTCCCCAAGCCGTGGACGGACGAGGTGGTGCGCGCGGCCGACGTCGTGGTCAGCATGGGCTGCGGAGACGCCTGCCCGATCTTCCCGGGCAAGCGCTACGAGGAGTGGACTCTGGAGGACCCCGACGGCCAGGACCTGACCGCGGTCCGATCGATCCGCGACGAGGTCGAGGAGCGGGTCCGCGTCCTCCTGGCCGAGCTCGAGATCGCCGTGTGA
- a CDS encoding helix-turn-helix domain-containing protein, whose protein sequence is MNTELPLERRAALHAALADPARLAIADALCSGDASPSELGDRFQMRSNLIAHHLRVLESAGLVTRSRSEADHRRVYIRLLPEVFGALVPASLLRAPRVVFVCTRNSARSQLAAALWQHRSTVPAASAGTRPGEHVHAGALAAARRHGLRLEAEHTAHVTDVLRPDDLVVAVCDSAHEELSRTRERLHWSVPDPVRTGTDEAFEDAYAEINDRIERLAPAVHPEGTP, encoded by the coding sequence ATGAATACTGAGCTTCCTTTGGAGCGGCGGGCCGCGCTTCACGCCGCCCTGGCCGATCCCGCCCGCCTGGCCATCGCCGACGCCCTGTGCTCCGGGGACGCCTCGCCCTCGGAGCTGGGCGATCGGTTCCAGATGCGCTCCAACCTCATCGCCCATCACCTGCGTGTGCTGGAGTCGGCGGGACTGGTCACCCGGTCCCGCTCCGAGGCCGACCACCGCCGCGTCTACATCCGCCTGCTGCCCGAGGTGTTCGGCGCTCTGGTCCCGGCCTCCCTGCTGCGCGCCCCGCGTGTGGTGTTCGTGTGCACCCGCAACTCGGCTCGCTCCCAACTGGCCGCCGCCTTGTGGCAGCACCGCAGCACGGTTCCCGCTGCCTCGGCGGGGACCCGCCCCGGCGAGCACGTGCACGCGGGCGCCCTTGCCGCCGCCCGCCGCCACGGGCTTCGTCTGGAAGCCGAGCACACCGCCCACGTCACGGACGTGCTACGCCCCGATGACCTGGTCGTGGCGGTCTGCGACAGCGCCCACGAGGAACTGTCCCGGACACGAGAGCGCCTGCACTGGTCGGTCCCCGACCCCGTGCGCACCGGCACCGACGAGGCGTTCGAGGACGCCTACGCCGAGATCAACGACCGCATCGAGCGGCTCGCACCCGCCGTCCACCCCGAAGGAACACCATGA
- a CDS encoding MOSC domain-containing protein, producing the protein MAAVVELICYPVKGCAGTSMSDALLTPAGLAYDRSFMVISEDGVYRTQRRHPRLALIQPTVSADGTRLTLDAADSADAPGRYGTVGVDVTTSLPRRDVDLFGATFQGIDQGDDVAVWLSEFLGTPSRLVRVPPEHDRVTDGLTSGRSGYADSSAVHLLSRASLALLNRRIAERGAPPLPVNRFRPNIVVDSRPGAGHEGGDGDWAAMPNAEDRARRLTIGEAELGYAKLAVRCAVTLVEQEAGTRQGPEPLRTLASYRRAASGGVVFGAKFSVLRPGKLSVGDEVAVQEWGEAEL; encoded by the coding sequence ATGGCCGCCGTCGTGGAACTGATCTGCTATCCCGTCAAGGGATGCGCGGGCACATCGATGAGCGATGCGCTCCTGACGCCGGCGGGTCTCGCGTATGACCGCAGCTTCATGGTCATCAGCGAGGACGGGGTCTACCGCACCCAGCGACGTCACCCCCGCCTCGCCCTGATCCAGCCCACCGTGAGCGCCGACGGAACCCGGCTCACACTCGACGCAGCTGACTCAGCCGACGCTCCGGGCCGATACGGAACGGTGGGCGTCGACGTGACGACGTCCCTGCCGCGCCGCGACGTCGACCTGTTCGGCGCCACCTTCCAGGGGATCGACCAGGGCGACGACGTCGCGGTTTGGCTCTCAGAGTTCCTCGGCACCCCCAGCCGTCTGGTCCGCGTGCCGCCGGAACACGACCGAGTCACCGATGGTCTGACCTCTGGTCGCTCTGGCTACGCCGACAGCAGTGCCGTGCACCTGCTGTCCCGCGCCTCTCTTGCCCTGCTCAACCGGCGGATCGCCGAGCGCGGCGCACCGCCCCTGCCGGTGAACCGCTTCCGCCCGAACATCGTCGTCGACAGCCGCCCCGGCGCCGGTCATGAGGGCGGCGACGGCGACTGGGCCGCTATGCCGAACGCCGAGGACCGCGCACGCCGTCTCACCATCGGCGAGGCCGAGCTGGGCTATGCCAAGCTCGCGGTGCGCTGTGCGGTCACGCTGGTCGAGCAGGAGGCCGGGACGAGGCAGGGACCAGAACCCCTGCGCACGCTCGCGAGCTACCGACGCGCGGCGAGCGGGGGCGTGGTGTTCGGCGCGAAGTTCTCCGTGCTGCGCCCCGGGAAACTGTCGGTCGGCGACGAGGTGGCCGTCCAGGAGTGGGGCGAGGCCGAACTCTGA
- a CDS encoding FAD-dependent monooxygenase has product MLDLLRHGSTFVHRPVHALPESHTWAHVPGVTLLGDAAHLMPPLGAGANLAMVEGAELAEAVAAASGSAELDEAVRVFEERMWARAGQWAGITEAGLRRLVSPDPAEALALFDEVQPA; this is encoded by the coding sequence GTGCTCGACCTCCTCCGCCACGGCAGTACCTTCGTCCACCGACCCGTCCACGCCCTGCCCGAGTCCCACACCTGGGCCCACGTCCCCGGAGTGACCCTGCTGGGCGACGCCGCCCACCTGATGCCGCCTCTGGGAGCGGGAGCGAACCTCGCGATGGTGGAAGGCGCCGAGCTCGCCGAGGCCGTCGCCGCCGCTTCCGGATCAGCGGAGCTGGACGAGGCCGTCCGTGTCTTCGAGGAGCGGATGTGGGCGCGGGCCGGGCAGTGGGCGGGAATCACCGAGGCGGGTCTGCGGCGGCTCGTGAGCCCGGATCCCGCCGAGGCCCTCGCCCTCTTCGACGAGGTCCAACCCGCCTGA
- a CDS encoding TetR/AcrR family transcriptional regulator, translated as MIETETGTGSGSAAGTGTESEPVRRLPRAQRRAQILDAATRAFARTGYADTSLDDVALEAGISRVLLYRHFESKSEMYRAALDHACARLGERVGTDHFTDQSIPAFLDAAAEDPDGFRLVFQHAAREPEFRDLTDNLTHASTELALRQLREIIPEPAWARWAARMVFIVAIEGAIAWLDADRPDPDQAAARIDAAVHGVIEAARASY; from the coding sequence ATGATCGAAACCGAAACCGGAACCGGGTCTGGCTCTGCGGCCGGAACCGGAACCGAGTCCGAACCCGTGCGTCGGCTGCCCCGGGCGCAGCGGCGGGCACAGATCCTGGACGCGGCCACGCGCGCCTTCGCCCGCACCGGCTACGCCGACACCAGTCTCGACGACGTGGCCCTGGAGGCCGGGATCAGCCGCGTGCTGCTCTACCGGCACTTCGAGTCCAAGAGCGAGATGTACCGGGCGGCCCTGGATCACGCCTGCGCCCGCTTGGGCGAACGTGTGGGCACCGACCACTTCACCGACCAGAGCATCCCCGCCTTCCTCGACGCCGCAGCCGAGGACCCCGACGGCTTCCGGCTGGTGTTCCAGCACGCCGCGCGCGAACCGGAGTTCCGCGACCTCACGGACAACCTGACCCACGCCTCCACCGAACTGGCCCTGCGCCAGCTGCGCGAGATCATCCCCGAGCCCGCCTGGGCCCGTTGGGCCGCCCGCATGGTCTTCATCGTGGCCATCGAGGGCGCCATCGCGTGGCTGGACGCCGACCGTCCCGATCCCGACCAGGCCGCCGCCCGCATCGACGCGGCGGTCCACGGGGTCATCGAGGCCGCGCGCGCCTCCTACTGA
- a CDS encoding cytochrome P450: MLVADPDLVSGAVEEILRAPRKGGDGVPRYARVDFEIAGVEIAAGDLVLCDLGSANHDPDAFPDPDRVDVTRNAGAHLGFGHGMRYCIGAPLARIELRAVLEGLTRRLPELRLAVAVDELSTRRDVLTGGLTALPVTW, encoded by the coding sequence GTGCTGGTCGCCGATCCCGACCTGGTGTCCGGGGCGGTGGAGGAGATCCTGCGCGCACCCCGTAAGGGCGGCGACGGGGTCCCGCGCTACGCGCGCGTGGACTTCGAGATCGCCGGGGTCGAGATCGCCGCCGGTGACCTGGTGCTCTGCGACCTCGGTTCGGCCAACCACGACCCGGACGCCTTCCCCGACCCCGACCGCGTCGATGTCACTCGCAACGCCGGAGCGCACCTCGGCTTCGGACACGGCATGCGCTACTGCATCGGCGCGCCGCTGGCCCGGATCGAACTGCGCGCCGTGCTGGAAGGGCTCACGCGGCGCCTCCCCGAGCTGCGTCTGGCGGTGGCCGTCGACGAGCTCTCCACCCGTAGGGACGTTCTCACCGGAGGGCTCACCGCCCTGCCCGTGACGTGGTGA
- a CDS encoding DUF3887 domain-containing protein, translating into MDAFLAARVLTEDDDWADSIGRAVSLQAAADDVVRAVVQQARQDGATWQVIGDALGVSRQAAFQRYGKPIDPRTGEPMNTTPLPGVAELAASTIEDLASGQWARVTERFDATMRDGLSEDALAAAWAQIVGLSGAFEGRGEPEVARAGDVTITNTPLSFEAADYTARIAFRDDRTIAGLHILEGQKS; encoded by the coding sequence ATGGACGCGTTCCTCGCGGCACGTGTCCTGACGGAGGACGACGACTGGGCCGACTCGATAGGTCGTGCCGTGAGCCTGCAGGCGGCCGCCGATGACGTCGTGCGTGCCGTCGTGCAGCAGGCGCGCCAGGACGGCGCTACGTGGCAGGTCATCGGTGACGCGCTCGGCGTGAGCAGGCAAGCGGCGTTTCAGCGCTATGGCAAACCGATCGATCCCAGAACAGGAGAACCCATGAACACCACGCCACTCCCCGGCGTTGCCGAGCTGGCCGCCTCGACGATCGAGGACCTCGCTTCCGGGCAATGGGCGCGTGTCACCGAGCGGTTCGATGCGACCATGCGCGATGGCCTGTCGGAGGACGCGCTCGCGGCCGCGTGGGCACAGATCGTCGGCCTGTCAGGAGCCTTCGAAGGGCGTGGAGAGCCGGAGGTCGCCCGGGCCGGCGACGTGACCATCACGAACACGCCACTCTCGTTCGAGGCGGCCGACTACACGGCACGGATCGCGTTCCGCGACGACCGCACCATCGCCGGTCTGCACATCCTGGAAGGGCAGAAGTCGTGA